From the Odontesthes bonariensis isolate fOdoBon6 chromosome 9, fOdoBon6.hap1, whole genome shotgun sequence genome, the window AGAGAGCAACATACATAAACTGTCCAGTAccccaaaaatataaaattcaaatgaaattatggataaaaaagaaaacagaaaatatatACTCCCATTACTTTAAAGTCCAGGTGAGTTGGCTTATTCATATGCTGAAAGTTCTGCTCAGGTCTGGACAACCTCAAATATTGTccttatgttcttttttttcctttttttttgttgctttttttgtaCAAAGATGAATAGTACACAGGTTTAGGGACAGATTGCAAAATGTTCTTGCAATGTGTTTTCTTTGGATTTCGTcataatacaaaaataaataaaacaatttcattTTGGTTTTCAAATTGTCTTTTTGGCTCAATGACTGGAattaaaataattgttttttttccatacacTGTACATAAATACTGTAGGTCTTTAAATCAGTGTCTCTTGGTCACGTAAAAGCACAAAGCTCCTTTACAAAGGAGGACTTAAAGATACATTAGATGCATGAAAGGCACTTAAAGTCATACATTTTGGTGTGCATTAGCAGACCAGTTCCACTTGGCCTCGGTCTGAGGTGCAGAGGAGATACTGGGTTGAGGTGAATGGCTTTAGAATACTGCAAATTGTGTGTGCACACAGACCTATTGATGATTGCCATTTATACATGTCATATGTCTTAGCTGGGTGAGTAGCGGTCAATAGTGCGAGCTTCAGAGAGAGGCTGTGGAGGAGGGTGCAGTGGTTGGCCTAGGACATCCATCTTGTCATGGGTGAGGCCAAGGTGCTCCGAGGCCAGTTTTGAAAGTGGGTAGAGGCTCTCCATGACTTTGGCATCAGCCACTAGTTGCTGCTGCGCTTGGATGAGAAGCTCATTGGCCTTCTCCTGCTTCAACCCCAGGTGCTCCGCTGCATATTTACTCAGGGGATAGATCCCCTCTGCAAAGTCCAGCTTGAGTTTCCCATCTGTGATCAGGCCCCCGGCGGTCCCTCCGCCGCTGTGCATCTTCATGTGACTGATGAGGTTGCGCTGCTGGGCAAACTTTCCCCCACACACCTGACATTCGTAGGGCTTTTCTCCAGAGTGAATGCGCATGTGCTCAGTGAGGCGGTACTGGCGTGTGAAGCGCATGCCACAGGAGTCGCAAGCAAAAGGTTTAAGGCCCAGGTGGCTCCGCATGTGGCGCGTCATGGTACCACGCTGTGTGAACTTCTTGCCACAAATGCTGCAGGGGTAAGGCCGCGTCAGCCAGTGGGTCTTCTCATGCTGGCGCAGAGTGGCTGGATCTTTGTAGGACTTATCACAGCTGGAACAGCGGTATGGACGAATCATCTCCCCAATGGCTCCTGAACTCAGTCCATGGTTGGACTTCGTCTCCAGGTGGGATAGACTGTTAAGACTGTTGCTACTGTTGAGGCTCCCATAACCATTTGTGTTACTGCTCATGTTTTTGGTGCTGCTGTTATTGCTGTTTCCCATCTCTCCACCAGAATTGCTGTATAGctcttcttctgtgtgtgtCTCCACATGCGCATTGAGCTGCTCTGAGCTTGGGAAGCCTTTGTCACAGGGAATGCAGACATACAGATTGTCCCCGAAACTCTCCGGCTCATACGGCATGTGGAACCTCCCCATCGCTCCAGTGGGGGACGGACGGCCCTCACTACTGCCTGTTTCCTCTGTGCCTGAGCCGCTCTTGTCATCTGCTCCTTCACTCTCCTCCCCCGGCTTGTGATGGTTATGATGCTGATCTCCATTTTCACCtccttcctcttcatcctcatcctcatcttcatcttcaGCTGTAAATGACATTGGCTCATGTTTCACCCAGCGGTAGATGTTGCCCATTTCTCTGCCTGCCTCTACACCTTCTGTGGGGGTATCAGGGCTGGGGGTGCATGGGAAGCGGTCTGTTGCCTGGGAACCTGACCGATGCAGGTGAGGGAGGTGGGGGCCTAAAGGCTGGTTAAGATGGGGGAAAGATGAAGGAGAGAGGGAGCCTGCCTGGTCTGTAGACTCCATTTTTTCAGATGGAAAGGCTCTTCCATTTGCACCCTGCATGGGACTGGCACGTCCGCTCAGTGTCCCATCTCGCTCCTCATCATTGTGACTGTTTACCAGATGGGTTTGAGAGGATGTGAGCTGAGAATGGGAGCCTGGGCTTTTCTTAGAAAGATCAAGGCCAAAGCTGGGGGAGCAGTTTCTCTCAGGGTGGCCTGAGCGCCCCAGCTGGGCTGGAAGAGCGGCTTGCAGGGCTGGGAACACCTGAGAGCTCTGGTTGGATGTGGGCGCATACAGCTCCCCAGTATGAATGGTTAGTCGGTGGGGAACAAGCTCATCTAGTGATGGTGCCCTCGGTGCATTCAGAATTCCTCCTGGAGGACAGGGCTGAATTACAGGAGTAGAAACCCTATACCTGCCACCAGTCCCTAAACCCATGCTGCTGGGACCCATCTTTGAGTAGGGTAAAAATGCAGGACCTGGACGAGGAGGGTACTTTCCATTTCTTCTCAGCTTCTTTTTGCACAAAGCCACTAAATCAAGTAGCTGAAGGTAGCTGGCTGCTGCCAATACAGCCCCTAAATTGGGTTCAGTGGGAGAGGTGGGGTCTCCCTCACTAAGGCGCCCTGTGTAGATATAGTCCAGAATGACCCTGAACACCCCTGGACTCACCATCTCGTGGTCGAGGTTGATGAGATTGTCATGGACCACCAAAGACTTCAAGTAGAGACTGCTGGCAGCCAGAATGTTCTTGTGAGCTCTGAAGAGGGCGTTCTGCACCACAATGATAACATCACACAGGAAGCCCTTGGTGCGCTGGCTGTTGAGCTGTAGGAGGAGATCCCTAGCATGAC encodes:
- the hic1 gene encoding hypermethylated in cancer 1 protein isoform X2, with amino-acid sequence MQISVVAGGGLKTMLDAMEVPSHARDLLLQLNSQRTKGFLCDVIIVVQNALFRAHKNILAASSLYLKSLVVHDNLINLDHEMVSPGVFRVILDYIYTGRLSEGDPTSPTEPNLGAVLAAASYLQLLDLVALCKKKLRRNGKYPPRPGPAFLPYSKMGPSSMGLGTGGRYRVSTPVIQPCPPGGILNAPRAPSLDELVPHRLTIHTGELYAPTSNQSSQVFPALQAALPAQLGRSGHPERNCSPSFGLDLSKKSPGSHSQLTSSQTHLVNSHNDEERDGTLSGRASPMQGANGRAFPSEKMESTDQAGSLSPSSFPHLNQPLGPHLPHLHRSGSQATDRFPCTPSPDTPTEGVEAGREMGNIYRWVKHEPMSFTAEDEDEDEDEEEGGENGDQHHNHHKPGEESEGADDKSGSGTEETGSSEGRPSPTGAMGRFHMPYEPESFGDNLYVCIPCDKGFPSSEQLNAHVETHTEEELYSNSGGEMGNSNNSSTKNMSSNTNGYGSLNSSNSLNSLSHLETKSNHGLSSGAIGEMIRPYRCSSCDKSYKDPATLRQHEKTHWLTRPYPCSICGKKFTQRGTMTRHMRSHLGLKPFACDSCGMRFTRQYRLTEHMRIHSGEKPYECQVCGGKFAQQRNLISHMKMHSGGGTAGGLITDGKLKLDFAEGIYPLSKYAAEHLGLKQEKANELLIQAQQQLVADAKVMESLYPLSKLASEHLGLTHDKMDVLGQPLHPPPQPLSEARTIDRYSPS
- the hic1 gene encoding hypermethylated in cancer 1 protein isoform X3, which codes for MLDAMEVPSHARDLLLQLNSQRTKGFLCDVIIVVQNALFRAHKNILAASSLYLKSLVVHDNLINLDHEMVSPGVFRVILDYIYTGRLSEGDPTSPTEPNLGAVLAAASYLQLLDLVALCKKKLRRNGKYPPRPGPAFLPYSKMGPSSMGLGTGGRYRVSTPVIQPCPPGGILNAPRAPSLDELVPHRLTIHTGELYAPTSNQSSQVFPALQAALPAQLGRSGHPERNCSPSFGLDLSKKSPGSHSQLTSSQTHLVNSHNDEERDGTLSGRASPMQGANGRAFPSEKMESTDQAGSLSPSSFPHLNQPLGPHLPHLHRSGSQATDRFPCTPSPDTPTEGVEAGREMGNIYRWVKHEPMSFTAEDEDEDEDEEEGGENGDQHHNHHKPGEESEGADDKSGSGTEETGSSEGRPSPTGAMGRFHMPYEPESFGDNLYVCIPCDKGFPSSEQLNAHVETHTEEELYSNSGGEMGNSNNSSTKNMSSNTNGYGSLNSSNSLNSLSHLETKSNHGLSSGAIGEMIRPYRCSSCDKSYKDPATLRQHEKTHWLTRPYPCSICGKKFTQRGTMTRHMRSHLGLKPFACDSCGMRFTRQYRLTEHMRIHSGEKPYECQVCGGKFAQQRNLISHMKMHSGGGTAGGLITDGKLKLDFAEGIYPLSKYAAEHLGLKQEKANELLIQAQQQLVADAKVMESLYPLSKLASEHLGLTHDKMDVLGQPLHPPPQPLSEARTIDRYSPS
- the hic1 gene encoding hypermethylated in cancer 1 protein isoform X1 — translated: MIIKGDLDRMAEDIGHAGGGLKTMLDAMEVPSHARDLLLQLNSQRTKGFLCDVIIVVQNALFRAHKNILAASSLYLKSLVVHDNLINLDHEMVSPGVFRVILDYIYTGRLSEGDPTSPTEPNLGAVLAAASYLQLLDLVALCKKKLRRNGKYPPRPGPAFLPYSKMGPSSMGLGTGGRYRVSTPVIQPCPPGGILNAPRAPSLDELVPHRLTIHTGELYAPTSNQSSQVFPALQAALPAQLGRSGHPERNCSPSFGLDLSKKSPGSHSQLTSSQTHLVNSHNDEERDGTLSGRASPMQGANGRAFPSEKMESTDQAGSLSPSSFPHLNQPLGPHLPHLHRSGSQATDRFPCTPSPDTPTEGVEAGREMGNIYRWVKHEPMSFTAEDEDEDEDEEEGGENGDQHHNHHKPGEESEGADDKSGSGTEETGSSEGRPSPTGAMGRFHMPYEPESFGDNLYVCIPCDKGFPSSEQLNAHVETHTEEELYSNSGGEMGNSNNSSTKNMSSNTNGYGSLNSSNSLNSLSHLETKSNHGLSSGAIGEMIRPYRCSSCDKSYKDPATLRQHEKTHWLTRPYPCSICGKKFTQRGTMTRHMRSHLGLKPFACDSCGMRFTRQYRLTEHMRIHSGEKPYECQVCGGKFAQQRNLISHMKMHSGGGTAGGLITDGKLKLDFAEGIYPLSKYAAEHLGLKQEKANELLIQAQQQLVADAKVMESLYPLSKLASEHLGLTHDKMDVLGQPLHPPPQPLSEARTIDRYSPS